In Pseudomonas oryzicola, one DNA window encodes the following:
- the ccmD gene encoding heme exporter protein CcmD: MSFATFGDFLAMGHHGLYVWTAYGICLAVLALNVAAPVLARRRYLQDEARRLRRENNQ; this comes from the coding sequence ATGAGTTTTGCCACTTTCGGTGACTTTCTCGCCATGGGCCACCATGGCCTGTACGTGTGGACGGCCTATGGCATCTGCCTGGCAGTGCTGGCGCTGAATGTTGCTGCACCCGTGCTGGCCCGCCGTCGCTACCTGCAAGATGAGGCGCGCCGTTTGCGCCGGGAGAACAACCAGTGA
- the ccmE gene encoding cytochrome c maturation protein CcmE, producing the protein MNPQRKKRLLLIVGLLVGVGVAVGFALSALQQNINLFYTPTQIANGEAPLDTRIRAGGMVEKGSVQRSADSLDVRFVVTDFNKSVPITYRGILPDLFREGQGIVALGKLNGAGVVVADEVLAKHDEKYMPPEVTKALKESGQAAGGTEARP; encoded by the coding sequence GTGAATCCGCAGCGCAAGAAACGCCTGTTGCTCATCGTCGGCCTGCTGGTCGGCGTCGGGGTTGCCGTCGGCTTTGCCCTGAGCGCATTGCAGCAGAACATCAACCTGTTCTATACCCCGACCCAGATCGCCAACGGCGAGGCACCGCTGGACACGCGCATTCGCGCTGGCGGCATGGTCGAGAAGGGCTCGGTGCAACGTTCCGCCGATTCGCTCGACGTGCGCTTCGTGGTCACCGACTTCAACAAGTCCGTACCGATCACCTACCGCGGCATCCTGCCGGACCTGTTCCGTGAAGGGCAGGGCATCGTTGCCCTCGGCAAGCTCAACGGCGCCGGCGTGGTGGTCGCCGACGAAGTGCTGGCCAAGCACGACGAGAAGTACATGCCGCCCGAAGTGACCAAGGCTCTGAAGGAAAGCGGCCAGGCGGCTGGCGGCACGGAGGCCAGGCCATGA
- a CDS encoding heme ABC transporter permease, which produces MKISWTWFHKLGSPKWFYAISGRMLPWLAGAAVLLLLVGITWGLAFAPQDYQQGNSFRIIYIHVPAAMLAQSCYVLLAVAGVVGLVWKMKLADVALQCAAPIGAWMTVVALVTGAIWGKPTWGSWWVWDARLTSMLILLFLYFGIIALGQAIGNRDSAAKACAVLAIVGVVNIPIIKYSVEWWNTLHQGATFTLTEKPAMPAEMWLPLLCTALGFYCFFGAVLLLRMRLEVLKREARASWVKEEVLNSLGRRAAP; this is translated from the coding sequence ATGAAAATAAGCTGGACGTGGTTCCACAAGCTGGGCTCCCCCAAATGGTTCTATGCCATCAGCGGCCGCATGCTGCCGTGGCTTGCTGGCGCTGCCGTGCTCCTGCTGCTGGTCGGCATTACCTGGGGCCTGGCTTTCGCCCCCCAGGACTACCAGCAGGGCAACAGCTTCCGCATCATCTACATCCACGTGCCTGCGGCGATGCTGGCGCAATCCTGCTACGTGTTGCTGGCCGTGGCCGGGGTAGTGGGGCTGGTGTGGAAGATGAAACTGGCCGACGTCGCCCTGCAGTGCGCTGCGCCCATCGGTGCCTGGATGACTGTCGTGGCGCTGGTCACCGGCGCCATCTGGGGCAAGCCGACCTGGGGCAGCTGGTGGGTCTGGGATGCCCGGCTGACGTCCATGCTCATCCTGTTGTTCCTGTACTTCGGCATTATTGCGCTGGGCCAGGCGATCGGTAATCGTGACAGTGCAGCCAAGGCCTGTGCGGTGCTGGCGATTGTCGGTGTGGTGAACATCCCGATCATCAAGTATTCGGTGGAGTGGTGGAACACCCTGCACCAGGGCGCCACCTTCACTCTTACGGAAAAACCGGCAATGCCCGCCGAAATGTGGCTGCCGCTGCTGTGCACGGCGCTGGGCTTCTACTGCTTCTTTGGCGCAGTGCTGTTGCTGCGCATGCGCCTCGAAGTGCTCAAGCGCGAGGCGCGCGCCAGTTGGGTCAAGGAGGAAGTATTGAACAGCCTGGGGCGGAGGGCCGCACCATGA
- the ccmA gene encoding cytochrome c biogenesis heme-transporting ATPase CcmA, with amino-acid sequence MTLHLQAAGLACERDWRLLFEHLAFELRPGDMLQISGPNGSGKTSLLRLLAGLMQPTAGQILLGGKPLSEQRHALASILLWIGHAAGIKDLLSAEENLTWLCALHQPATREAIWSALQAVGLRGFEDVPCHTLSAGQQRRVALARLYLASPPLWILDEPFTALDKQGVAQLEAHLAAHCEQGGTVVLTTHHTLQRKPSGYRELNLGQWSA; translated from the coding sequence GTGACCCTTCACCTCCAAGCCGCGGGCCTGGCCTGCGAGCGCGACTGGCGCCTGCTGTTCGAGCACCTGGCCTTCGAACTGCGGCCCGGCGACATGCTGCAGATCAGTGGCCCCAACGGCAGCGGCAAGACCAGCCTGCTGCGCCTGCTGGCCGGGTTGATGCAGCCCACGGCCGGGCAGATCCTGCTGGGCGGCAAGCCGCTGTCCGAGCAGCGTCATGCCTTGGCCAGCATCCTGCTGTGGATCGGCCACGCCGCCGGTATCAAGGACTTGCTCAGCGCCGAGGAGAACCTCACCTGGCTGTGTGCGCTGCACCAGCCGGCCACTCGCGAGGCGATCTGGTCGGCACTGCAGGCCGTGGGCCTGCGCGGTTTCGAAGATGTGCCGTGCCACACCCTGTCCGCCGGCCAGCAGCGCCGTGTGGCGCTGGCCCGGTTGTATCTGGCCAGCCCGCCGTTGTGGATTCTCGACGAACCCTTCACCGCACTGGACAAGCAGGGCGTGGCGCAGCTTGAAGCACACCTGGCGGCCCACTGCGAGCAGGGCGGCACGGTGGTGCTGACCACCCACCACACGCTGCAACGCAAGCCCTCCGGTTACCGTGAACTGAACCTGGGGCAATGGTCGGCATGA
- the ccmB gene encoding heme exporter protein CcmB, producing MSVFILLLRREARLLFRRPAELANPLVFFAIVVALFPLAVGPESQLLQTLSPGLVWVAALLAVLLSLDGLFRSDFEDGSLEQWVLSPHPLALLVLAKVLAHWIFSGLALVLLAPLLALMLGLPSHCLPVLLGSLLLGTPVLSLLGAVGAALTVGLKRGGLLLALLILPLYIPVLILGSGALQAALQNMPATGHLLWLASLTALAVTLAPFAIAAGLKISVGE from the coding sequence ATGAGCGTATTCATCCTGTTGTTGCGCCGCGAGGCGCGGCTGCTGTTCCGTCGCCCGGCCGAGCTGGCCAACCCGCTGGTGTTCTTCGCCATCGTGGTGGCGTTGTTCCCGCTGGCGGTTGGCCCGGAAAGCCAATTGTTGCAAACCTTGTCGCCAGGCTTGGTCTGGGTGGCGGCACTCCTGGCGGTTCTGCTGTCGCTGGACGGCCTGTTCCGCAGTGATTTCGAGGACGGCTCGCTGGAACAATGGGTGCTGTCGCCGCATCCACTGGCGTTGCTGGTGCTGGCCAAGGTGCTGGCGCACTGGATCTTTTCCGGGCTGGCACTGGTATTGTTGGCGCCGCTGCTGGCGCTGATGCTGGGGCTACCGAGCCATTGCCTGCCGGTGCTGCTCGGCTCGCTGCTGCTGGGCACGCCGGTACTGAGCCTGCTGGGCGCCGTAGGCGCGGCGCTGACGGTAGGGCTGAAGCGCGGCGGTTTGCTGCTGGCATTGCTGATTCTGCCGTTGTATATCCCTGTATTGATCCTGGGCAGTGGTGCGTTGCAAGCGGCGTTGCAAAATATGCCGGCAACCGGCCACCTGCTCTGGCTGGCCAGCCTCACGGCCCTGGCCGTGACCCTGGCACCCTTTGCGATAGCGGCTGGCCTGAAGATCAGCGTCGGCGAATAA